Genomic DNA from Cryomorphaceae bacterium:
GATCACCGCTCCAACAATTTTCTGGCTGCCATCCACTTTGGAAAGGAGCGAATGGGCGTGGCCTTTCTGGACATCTCCACCGGAGAAATGCTTGTTTCAGAAGGCTCGCAGGCGGAGATTGAAAAACTTGTTCAAAGCTTTGAGCCCAAGGAGGTACTCTACCAGAAGCAACACAACAACCGCTATCAGGAGCTTTTTGGTAATCGCTACTATACCTACCAGCTCGAAGACTGGGCTTTTCACCGTGATTTTGGCTACGAAAGACTGATAAGACATTTCGAAACCAAAACGCTGAAAGGGTTTGGTATAGAGGATTTCAATGAGGCAGTTGCGGCTGCCGGGGCTACCTTGCATTACGTGGGCGAAACCCGCAACGACCGCCTGGGGCACATTACGGGCATTAAGCGCATTGAGGAATCACAGTATGTCTGGTTAGATGCTTTTACTGTGCGCAACCTTGAGCTTGTTTTTTCGCCCAACGAGAATGCCCGGACCTTGTTAAGTGTGCTCGATCAAACGGTTTCACCCATGGGTTCGCGGCAGATGAAGCGCTGGATGGTTCTGCCGCTTCGCAACCGGAGTGCTATTGAAGCACGGCATGACGTGGTGGAGTACTTCTTCAATAATGAAGAGGCCCGCAAGGTTGCCGCGCGCGAGCTTTCAAAAGTGGGCGACCTGGAAAGAATGATTTCCCGCGTGGCGGTGGGCAAGATTACCCCGCGCGAGGTAAACCAAATGAAAATCGCACTTGATGCACTGTTGCCCATTCGGCAGTTGTGTTTGGAGAGCGAAAGTGATGAGTTGAAACGAATCGGTGATCAGATCAACCCCTGCGAGTTGATTCGCGAGCGGATAGGGAAAGAACTTCACCCTGATGCACCGGCTGCCATTGGGAAGGGCGATGTGATTGCCGATGGGGTGCATCCGGAGCTTGATGAGCTGCGCGGTATCATGGGCTCGGGTAAAGCTTTTCTCGAGAAAATCAGAAACCGAGAGGTGGAACGTACCGGCATCGCTTCGCTGAAAATATCCTACAACAACGTATTTGGGTACTACCTTGAGGTGCGCAATACTCACAAAGATCGTGTTCCGCCAGAATGGATTCGCAAGCAAACGCTTGTGAACGCTGAACGCTACATCACCGAAGAGCTGAAAGAATATGAGAGCAAGATTCTGGGTGCAGAAGAAAAGATACTCGCGCTGGAGTCGTCCATTTTTGCCGCCCTGGTAGAGCAGCTTGCCGATTACATTCAACCTATTCAGGCTAATGCACAGGCCGTGGCCCGTTTGGATGGTCTGTTGGCTTTTGCCGAAGTGGCACTCCGAAACAACTACGTTCGTCCGCTGATGGATGATTCCACCGACCTCGACATCGCAGGTGGCCGCCATCCGGTGATTGAGCTTCAACTGCCTTTCGGTGAGGAGTATGTGAGCAATGATGTAAGCCTGAATACCGAAGATCAACAAATCATGATGATAACCGGCCCCAATATGAGTGGTAAGTCGGCATTGCTCAGGCAAACCGCCTTGATTGTGCTGCTTGCGCAAATGGGAAGCTTTGTGCCTGCCGAGCGGGCGCGCATCGGATTGGTGGACAAAATCTTTACGCGGGTGGGGGCATCCGACAACATCTCGCACGGTGAATCCACCTTTATGGTGGAAATGAACGAAACAGCCAGTATCCTGAACAACCTGAGCAACCGAAGCCTGGTTCTGCTCGACGAAATCGGACGGGGTACGAGCACTTATGATGGAATATCCATTGCATGGGCCATTGCCGAATACCTTCATGAGCACCCCACCGCCCGGGCCAAAACCCTCTTTGCCACCCATTACCACGAGTTGAACGAAATGTCGGAGCGCTTTTTGCGCATTGCCAACTTCAATGTATCGGTAAAGGAGCTGGGCAAGCGCGTATTGTTTTTACGAAAGCTGGAACCGGGCGGAAGCGAACACAGCTTTGGTATTCACGTGGCGCGCATGGCGGGTATGCCGTCTTCTTTGGTAAAACGGGCCACAAGTATTCTTCATGACCTTGAGAAAAAGCGCGGTAAGCCCGATATGAATGGAAAATCACCGGCCAAACACAAAAACGGCAAGGCCGAAGATGATAAAATGCAGTTGAGCTTCTTTCAGTTAGATGACCCGGTGCTTAGTCAGATTCGTGATGAGATTGAAAACATTGACATCAATACCCTTACTCCTGTAGAGGCCTTGATGAAGCTGAATGAAATCAAAAAGATTTCCGGACTGAATTAATTCTGCTTTCACTTTGAGGTTTTGTGGAAATCTTTACTTTTGCATCCGCTTCGCGAGAGTAGCTCAGCTGGTAGAGCACGACCTTGCCAAGGTCGGGGTCGCGGGTTCGAATCCCGTCTCTCGCTCAACAAGCCCGAACCATGAGGTTCGGGCTTTTCTTTTGCCCCATCGGAAAAGCTCGCTTTTCAAAGGTGGGGCAAAAGAAAAGCCCACCAACCAAAGGTTGGAGCGGGCTGTTGAAAGCCTCCCCCCTTGGGATCGCGCAAGCAATCCCGTGATGTCATTCAACGCATTGTGTAGCGGAACGACATAAAGTAGTAAGGCCGGAGGCCTTGATTGCTGCGGCGTAGCGGGACGCTACGCCGAGCACATCTGCTGTTGCTTGTGCATTTGATTGTAAAAGTGCGCTACGCCGAACGTCCGTTTTTATGATTCTGAAAGCAACCCGAATTCATGATACTTTTCACCTCACTGCATGGTTTTTATCCGCCACCACCATCACAACAAAACCGAGTTGTCATCTGTCTGCAGGGGACGGGGATTATTTTTATAACAGCGCCCGTGATTACGCTGGCGAAAAAGGTCTTTTGGACATTCGCCTAAGCGAATACGAACTTCACACAA
This window encodes:
- the mutS gene encoding DNA mismatch repair protein MutS, producing MAGRSKKQDGGETPLMKQYNSFKAKYPDAILLFRVGDFYETFGQDAVTASRVLGIVQTQRKNGAAAHIELAGFPHHSLETYLPKLVRAGYRVAICDQIEDPKLTKTIVKRDVTELVTPGVSFNEKTLDHRSNNFLAAIHFGKERMGVAFLDISTGEMLVSEGSQAEIEKLVQSFEPKEVLYQKQHNNRYQELFGNRYYTYQLEDWAFHRDFGYERLIRHFETKTLKGFGIEDFNEAVAAAGATLHYVGETRNDRLGHITGIKRIEESQYVWLDAFTVRNLELVFSPNENARTLLSVLDQTVSPMGSRQMKRWMVLPLRNRSAIEARHDVVEYFFNNEEARKVAARELSKVGDLERMISRVAVGKITPREVNQMKIALDALLPIRQLCLESESDELKRIGDQINPCELIRERIGKELHPDAPAAIGKGDVIADGVHPELDELRGIMGSGKAFLEKIRNREVERTGIASLKISYNNVFGYYLEVRNTHKDRVPPEWIRKQTLVNAERYITEELKEYESKILGAEEKILALESSIFAALVEQLADYIQPIQANAQAVARLDGLLAFAEVALRNNYVRPLMDDSTDLDIAGGRHPVIELQLPFGEEYVSNDVSLNTEDQQIMMITGPNMSGKSALLRQTALIVLLAQMGSFVPAERARIGLVDKIFTRVGASDNISHGESTFMVEMNETASILNNLSNRSLVLLDEIGRGTSTYDGISIAWAIAEYLHEHPTARAKTLFATHYHELNEMSERFLRIANFNVSVKELGKRVLFLRKLEPGGSEHSFGIHVARMAGMPSSLVKRATSILHDLEKKRGKPDMNGKSPAKHKNGKAEDDKMQLSFFQLDDPVLSQIRDEIENIDINTLTPVEALMKLNEIKKISGLN